The genomic interval AAGCTTTTTGAAGCATATAGTAATTATTCTAAAATCCATTAATTTCAACTGATGTCAGTATGAGATAactcaatttacattgactttgtacacagaaTCACGTTTTGGAGCAATTCTCGTTACCCCAAATAGCAACTTCGTGGAGATCCAcgaaaaatccctgtaacgcgcattgcattatgggatagcttttcggtattacaacttcctgttcggaagtccaatgcactgttttgccattcagatcaacagtgccgtcatccaCAACAACGCAACGTCGCTTttgctcggaaagttcgtgatcacaaccctctctttcacgatacagtttaacggccttttctgttaaagtcactaattctgcccgacgctttctattgcacggtattcctctgtcagttaagattttttttaattccgaaacttattttttatccattttgtggtcaacgaaaaattgaacggaatgaatgctgtagtgtatatatttagcgtctagtcgaatacgatcgtAATGTCAGGCCGGTcactaaatgcaaaattttaagatattcattttttgttttatttttttataaccaaataaaaacatgaataaaaattattttcacgcgtaatatattttctatttttatttataattcaaatggaatcaaaactgaccaaattaaataaaaagtattataatctgtacatattactctgattggcatcgatttctgcgtggtggaaaactcagtatcgcgaacatgcatgactctgaaccggaagtggtgatgacgacccgacggagtgaaaattatctcgtctcgcgcattatgagatttttgttcctatttggggtagcgagaatttcGGGTCTGAAAAGATGCATGAGActtcaaagtaaaaagtcagcggcTGGCGCAGTCGAAAAATTTCTCGCAGCGGAAAGGTCGCAGAAAATGTTAAGGGGGTTGATTCAAGACCATCTTCTTCTGTACAGGCTGTCATATCTGTTCACAACTCACCTTTGCACTGCAACTTGGCCCCTTGCCCCCTTCCCCCAAGATGTCACTGAGCtatacatacagtgtacataagGAACATGTAAAATCTACTTTGGCCTATTTTAGCAAGGATGCTGTTCTAAATGGGCTGAAACACAATCATACCTGCTATGGCAAGACTTTGCTAGATTTTCAAAAACATCACAGGAGCACAAAAAGCAATCACAATACACAAAGAATCCATAATAGTTTGTAcattatcaaaagaaataatTGAAGACCAACATGCTATCTGGTTCATAAAGCACTGTCATCAGTATCACAAAGCAAGTGGTTCAAAGCTTGGGCAGCATGTTGATGTCCTCAGGTTTGTAGAATACAACTGCCTGAATCTTCACATGTCTTCCTGAAATCCACAGTCTTTTGCAACATCCAAAAAATCTGAAGATATCCCAATGAATCGACTAATTCCTAATTTAAGCAGCCTTATAACTCACAAGTGCTGGCCTTGATTATTGCTGGCAATGACCATATTAGAAGGGTAATGTCCTAGGGGAGATAAGACCTCTTGCGTTACATTTTGTGGACCATTTCAAACCCTCTATCTAAATGCTGTGTCAGAGGGAAGACTATTCCATTACATATGAAGTCATGACAGTTATTACTCTCctgaacaattattttttttttgtaattaaaggTTTTGTCATCCAATCAGCAATAACAATGTAATGTCAGAGTGACAATACATCCTTCACATGCAGTATGACAAAAGTCTCAGGTGACAATCAGTGTTAGTATGACTCAGTTAACCAAAGGTATTTAGAGGTTATGATTTCAGTCTATTGTTAGAATATAGCAATGGGTCCGAAAGAAAAATCCTTGCACCATGTATGTTTCAGTTGGTTATAGAACCAAGAAATTTGTATTGTTAGCAGCCACTGCAACATATTTTACTTTAGATTTTCAAAGCTTGAACTAGAAGTAGTATCCAGAGAGATGAATGGCTATGACTCAACACTGTACTCTCTACATCCAGTTATAAGGCCTATTAGTAATATCTTCATTACTCAGAGAAATAAGGATGATGCTTCGCTTTGCCCGATATTTGTTTCAATAGTCCACTGGAGCTGGTAAAAGGTAAAACGTCCAATTGTAAAGTTTATGATACATTCCATTCTCACTTGGTAAAGAGGCTCTGAAGTTTGGCTTTATCCTCTTCATCCTTGGCTTTCTCTGCTTCTTCGATCACTGCTAGTTCCTTCCGAATGGCTCCGCCAAGCTTAGGATCAAGCTTCAATGCTACACCAAAGTCTTGTCGAGCTTCTCGGAAATTCCAGCATGCAGAATGTGCCTTTGCTCTCCTGTACAGTGCCTTCACGTTGTCTAGATGTTCAAGTGAAAGAGAATAGTaatatttgaataaagtgcCTTGAGCATTAAATTCATtcttttataatgatttttttttcagacgaTAAATGGAATAACTAAGATCAAAACGAACTTGTAAATctataaatatttcatgaataaatactACATTCTTTATTATGAATTTAAATCTGGAATCTTGACTCTCCATTGTATTTCCAACTTATGCTCTTAACcacattttttaattcaattgatATCATCCATGAAATTCAAAACACTGAAGTTTGCATATATGACTATTCTTCCCAGatcccatattttttttcctttctaaaTTGATGtgtttttatctttaatttatagttttgaatattttcattcacaatctttgtttgtaactgatgtttcaaacaaattgcaattaATACGAAactgaaatagataagtgcatATTCACCGTCTTCCTTCTCCAAAACTGTTGTTGTATGTTCAATGACCTGGTagtactccttcatatggagCTTACACTGAGCAAAGTTGAGTAAGAATGGAATCTTGTCCCCATCAAGATCTAACCATTCTGCACTATTGGGTTTCTCATGCAGAAGTAGGTTCTCAAGACAGCCAAGGGCTTCAGCATACTTCTCTGCTGCCTTCTCGTACTCTCCTTCTTTGTATAGACGGTTACCTGCAATTGGTGAAAGCAAAATAACTGTAACAAATGCACAAGAACCAcacaataatcatcataatgataatcatcatgGACATCATCAGCATCCTCCTTAAAATTACCATCACCTCTATCACCATGGTCATTATCACtaatatgatcatcatcacattCATCCTatataatatcatcatcatgaaattTATGGTGCTACTTACTACTAAGGTCAACTACTTACTTCTGCTTACTACTCACTAATAATTCTCCTCTTCCTAATACAATTACAGCAGACTCTGACTGAATCGACACTCCATAAGTCAAATATTCACCTATTAAAGTCGAGGTATTATTTAAGACCTGAATATGCAAGATATGTGTTAGTTACATCTTGTCAACATCAGTTAAATTTGCATTAGATTTCTGTGGTCCCAAGAGATTTGACTTAGGCAGTCATCTGTACTACTACTTCATCTTATTCTACCACCTCCTCCTATAACTACTTCTTCACCTTCTTGTGATACTACTCCTCGTACTACCACCACAGAATacactgctgctgctgctgctgctgctgctgctgctgctgctgctactgctactgctactaccaaTCTTTATCATCCATTTCCTTGCCATTTAGTAAATGTGTCAAATGCGAcagcaaaatgaaaatggtacTTAATTGAGAATGAAGTGACTGATTACTGCATATGTTCATATATATGCCTCATTATGCCATGtccatgaatgtacatgtaattattgtgtttaattcatttattgtaTAAATTCTATATATCTTGCATATCATAGACTATTGAATGAAATTGAACATGCCTTCCTGTTTGAGCTTAGGCAAGACAGCTTTCTTCTGTTCGTCATTCATTGCCCAAGCTTCCAAACGATGCTGTCCAGGCTCCTCCACACTGATAACCTCCATAGTGAATCGGAGTGGCACAGGGTCCTTCATGAGGGAGTCCAAGTCCTCGTAGCCTAGACCGGATTGGTGGACCTGGGCCATGCCGCAGCAGTGCTTCTCCTCCTCAATTTTCTTACCATGGCGGAAAGCACGAAGCTTGGCTTCAACAGGTGGGTAAGATGCAAGGTGCTGGAAAGGTAATTGAGAACtattacatatacattttcTGTTTACTCTGTGTATTTTCATTGAATCCACTGTGCAAAATATCTTAGACAAGAGTTGATTTTTATCTGGATTTACATGGGCACTGTATTTACAAAGTTTTACCTATTTTGAAGGAAAGTTCTGTatgaaaattgtatattttttcttgCCCTTTCATACAATCATCTTACTCAATGCTGTATTCATATGTTCAAAGAAAAGTCAAAAGAAGCACTCAGCGAAGGCTCCCAAGTAAGTAGTCTTCATAAAGCATGTTCATTCAATTTATTCCTTTAACTTGCcattcaatattgattttcattgtttgtttttttcattgtaaacaCTGTGAAATAATCCaaggtgtttcacaaagttgTTCAAAAAGAATTTCTCtaaaaacaaatagaaatgGGAAGACAATCTGATTCATCATCTATCAAAAAGTCATCTTTTAATCACATTACCTaaagttgaaaaataaatttatatacctGTACGCTATATATTGTACACTATAATATCTAAACAAACATTACCAAATTAGTGTTAGTGGGAGATCTTTACACTAGCACTTGATAAATCAAATGAGTAccaaaaggaaaaggaaaatgaaaagaacTCCTCTACAATCATTACCTGTGTGTCACATACAAAGTCAGCCACTTCATCTGGTCGCATGGTCTTCAGTGCATTCTCCCAAAGTTCAAACTTAAATGATTTGCCAGTCAGGAGCTCCATGGGCTTCTTAACCTTTTTTGTGTCTTCAATCACAGTCTCTTCCTCATCACACTTGCTGCACTTGTAATGAAATGTTACCTAGCAGATAAAGAGTAAT from Lytechinus pictus isolate F3 Inbred chromosome 2, Lp3.0, whole genome shotgun sequence carries:
- the LOC129254757 gene encoding AH receptor-interacting protein-like, which encodes METGLGTGLGYGINKSIVHPGKGNLPLYPDGTKVTFHYKCSKCDEEETVIEDTKKVKKPMELLTGKSFKFELWENALKTMRPDEVADFVCDTQHLASYPPVEAKLRAFRHGKKIEEEKHCCGMAQVHQSGLGYEDLDSLMKDPVPLRFTMEVISVEEPGQHRLEAWAMNDEQKKAVLPKLKQEGNRLYKEGEYEKAAEKYAEALGCLENLLLHEKPNSAEWLDLDGDKIPFLLNFAQCKLHMKEYYQVIEHTTTVLEKEDDNVKALYRRAKAHSACWNFREARQDFGVALKLDPKLGGAIRKELAVIEEAEKAKDEEDKAKLQSLFTK